One segment of Bacteroides caecimuris DNA contains the following:
- a CDS encoding OmpA family protein, with protein sequence MNKMKFMVLFMSIAMIFGSCGSMNNTGKGAAIGGGSGAALGAILGGVIGKGKGAAIGAAIGTAVGAGTGALIGKKMDKAAAEAKQIEGAQVEQITDNNGLQAVKVTFDSGILFTTGNANLSAAAKSALSKFANNVLNQNRDMDVSIYGYTDNQGWKNSTAAQSQQKNLNLSQERAQSVSSYLLSCGVSTNQIKSVQGMGESDPVASNDTAAGREQNRRVEVYMYASEQMIKDAQAAAN encoded by the coding sequence ATGAACAAGATGAAATTTATGGTTCTCTTTATGAGCATTGCCATGATATTTGGTAGCTGTGGAAGTATGAACAACACTGGTAAAGGTGCTGCCATCGGTGGTGGTTCGGGCGCTGCACTGGGTGCGATTCTGGGAGGTGTTATCGGCAAAGGTAAAGGTGCCGCTATCGGTGCTGCTATCGGTACAGCAGTAGGCGCCGGCACAGGTGCTCTTATCGGTAAGAAGATGGACAAAGCAGCAGCTGAAGCAAAACAAATTGAAGGCGCACAAGTAGAACAGATAACAGACAACAACGGGTTGCAAGCCGTGAAAGTAACATTCGATTCGGGTATTCTTTTCACTACCGGTAATGCCAATCTAAGTGCTGCTGCCAAATCTGCTTTAAGCAAGTTTGCCAACAATGTGCTCAACCAGAACCGGGACATGGACGTATCTATCTACGGATATACCGACAACCAGGGCTGGAAAAACAGCACTGCTGCACAAAGCCAGCAAAAGAACCTGAACTTATCACAAGAACGTGCGCAAAGTGTGTCCAGCTACTTGTTGAGTTGCGGTGTTTCTACCAATCAAATCAAGAGTGTACAGGGAATGGGTGAAAGCGATCCTGTTGCAAGCAATGACACTGCTGCCGGTCGCGAACAAAACCGTCGTGTAGAGGTATACATGTACGCAAGCGAGCAAATGATTAAAGATGCACAGGCAGCCGCTAACTAA
- a CDS encoding GDSL-type esterase/lipase family protein — translation MKQKFSTIFILLLLFLAGSQTVAQNAPKPFDIEQPSLRVFLPAPELATGRAVVACPGGGYSHLAFEHEGCDWAPYFNKQGIALIVLKYRMPNGDRTLPISDAEAAMKLVRDSADIWNLNPNDIGIMGSSAGGHLASTIATHAKPELRPNFQILFYPVITMDKSYTHRGSHDNLLGKDASAELESEYSNEKQVTKDTPRAFIVYSDDDKVVPPANGVNYYLALNKNHVPSVLHIYPSGGHGWGIREGFLYKNEMLDELTSWLRSFKVPHKDAIRVACIGNSITYGARIKNRDRDGYPAVLGRMLGEAYWVKNFGVSARTMLNKGDHPYMKEKAYQDALAFNPNIVVIKLGTNDSKSFNWKYKADFTKDLQTMVDAFKALPAQPKIYLCYPSKAYLTGNGINDDIISKQIIPMIKKVAKKNNLPIIDLHTAMDGIPQMFPDKIHPNEEGAKVMAKAVYQSLKK, via the coding sequence ATGAAACAGAAATTTTCTACTATTTTTATCTTGCTGCTTCTCTTTTTAGCAGGTTCACAAACGGTAGCGCAAAATGCTCCGAAACCTTTTGATATTGAACAACCTTCACTTCGCGTATTCCTTCCTGCGCCTGAGTTGGCAACAGGACGTGCGGTGGTGGCGTGTCCGGGAGGCGGATATTCGCATTTGGCATTCGAACACGAAGGATGCGATTGGGCGCCCTATTTCAATAAACAAGGCATTGCATTGATTGTGCTGAAATACCGGATGCCGAACGGTGACCGTACATTGCCCATTTCGGATGCTGAAGCAGCAATGAAACTGGTGCGTGACAGTGCCGATATCTGGAATTTGAACCCGAATGACATTGGCATCATGGGCTCTTCCGCCGGCGGACATCTGGCTTCTACCATTGCCACTCATGCCAAGCCCGAACTTCGTCCGAACTTTCAGATTCTTTTCTATCCTGTGATTACGATGGATAAATCTTATACCCATAGAGGCTCTCACGACAATCTTTTGGGGAAAGATGCTTCTGCCGAACTGGAATCTGAATATTCTAATGAAAAGCAAGTAACGAAAGATACGCCACGTGCTTTTATCGTATATAGTGATGATGATAAGGTCGTTCCGCCTGCTAACGGAGTGAATTATTATTTGGCGCTGAACAAGAACCATGTTCCTTCAGTGCTTCATATTTATCCTTCCGGCGGACATGGATGGGGAATTCGCGAGGGCTTCCTCTATAAGAATGAAATGCTGGACGAGCTGACGTCTTGGCTCCGTAGTTTCAAAGTGCCTCATAAAGATGCGATCCGCGTAGCTTGCATCGGAAATAGCATTACGTATGGAGCACGTATCAAGAATCGCGATCGTGACGGTTATCCGGCAGTGTTGGGCCGTATGCTGGGCGAGGCTTATTGGGTAAAGAATTTCGGAGTCAGTGCCCGCACTATGCTCAACAAGGGCGATCATCCTTATATGAAAGAAAAGGCATATCAGGATGCGCTGGCTTTCAATCCTAATATTGTGGTGATCAAGTTGGGTACGAATGACAGTAAATCATTCAACTGGAAATATAAGGCAGACTTCACGAAAGATCTGCAAACAATGGTCGATGCTTTCAAAGCGTTGCCTGCTCAACCGAAGATTTATCTTTGTTATCCTTCCAAAGCTTATCTGACCGGTAATGGTATCAACGATGACATCATCTCTAAACAAATCATTCCGATGATAAAGAAGGTTGCCAA